The DNA segment AATCCGAAAGCGTTGCGAAAAAGATTAGCGATGTGATTGTGAACGTGATTGAAGCGGTTCTGATTGTGGTGATCGTGGTCTACATCGTGGTCGGATTTAGGACCTCGTTTGTGATGGCTGCCAACATTCCAATTGTGGTGGTAATCGCGATCGGTATGATCACGATCGCCGGAGTTGAACTGGAGCAAATTTCACTGGCGGCATTGATCATTTCACTTGGTCTGTTGGTCGACAATGCGGTCCAGGTCTGTGATCAGGCTCGTACGAATCAGATGGCTGGGATGAAGCCCTACGCAGCGGCAATCGAAGGAGCCAATACCTTGGCGATTCCGATGTTGGTGGGAACCCTGACAACGATGGCCGCTTTTGTGCCGATGTTGTTTGCCTTGGAGGGGGGCGGCAAGGAATACGTTTACAGTTTGCCGGTTACCGTTTCGACGACGTTGGCGCTCAGTTGGCTGTTGGCGATGACCTTGTGTGTCATTCTTGCGGGGATGATCATTCGCGCACCTCGCGAGGGTCAGCATGGTTCGCCGGTTGTCGATTTGTTCTCGCGAATGGCGCGTCCGAAATTCTTGCCGCAAGCGTGGGGCCGCAGCAAAGGAACGGACGTTCATCACGAGAATCTTGCTTTCCGGATTTATGGTCGTTTAGGCCATCTTGCGGTTCGTTGGAAATGGGGGACTTTGGTGGCAACCCTCGGGTTGTTGGTTGCAATTATGACCCTGCCGGTCAGTTCCGAATTCTTTCCTGATGCGGATGGGACTCAGTTCGCTGTTAAGGTTGTGCTTCCTGAAACGGCAACCATTGAACAGACCGATCAGACGGCAAAGAAAGTCGAGGAGATTATTCGTCGTTTGAGTACCGAAGGCGACGGCGCGGAGCGACTGCGATGTTATCGAACGATGGTTGGAGGAGGCGCATCACGCTGGCATCTGGGCTGGGAACCTGAACCGAAGAATCGGGCCTTTGCGGAGATTCTTGTCGCCACGACCGGAACTGCGGTGACCAAAGAGTATGCCCAGCGCGTTCGAGAAGTGGCGGAACGCGGTGACCCCGAATTGGGCCTGAGCCCGATTGTGGGGGCTCGGGTCGTTCCTGTTCGATTGGCGCTTGGGCCACCCGCTGATCCATTGGTCTTTCGGATTTCGGGTTCTGGGTTCGCGGACCCGGTGGTGCTTCGCTCGGCGGCAAAACGCCTGAAGCGGATCGTCAACGATCAACCCGAAACCTGGGATGTGAATGATTCCTGGGGAGGCGACGGGTTTCAGGTTCGTGTGCGTGTCGATCCTGATCGAGCGGTGTTGGCAGGGGTTACCAATTCTCAGGTCGCGAAGACCTTGCATTCGTACTATTCGGGCCTGCGTTTGACCACCTTTCGCGAAGGGGATCATGAAGTGCCGATCTATTTCCGCTTGAAGGAAAGTCAGCGGCAGACGGTTGGTGGGTTGCAGGAGTCCTTTGTTGAAGGGGATCGTGGCAAGGTTCCGTTGGCGTCCTTGGCCGATTTGGATGCAACCTTTCAACTGGCTCGGATCGAACGACGCAATATGAATCGAACCATTGAGGTCAGTTCGCAGATGGAGCCGGGAGTGACGGGGAATGATGTCGTCTCTCGAGTGCTGCGGTCGAACGAAATGAAATCGCTGGAGGACAATCTTCCCAACGGATACTGGATCGAACCGGGGGGTGCGTTCGAGGAGAGTGCGAAAGCGGGCGGGCAGATGATGACTTCGTTTGCGACCTCGTTTGTGTTGATCGTGTTGTGTCTGATCTTTCAGTACAACGGTTGGGCGAAGCCGTTAATCATTTTGTCGACGCTTCCGCTGGCACTTGTAGGTGCTTGGCTGGGATTGTTCTTGTTTGACAAGTCCCTTGGATTTATGCCGCAGTTGGGGATTCTTGCTTTGTTCGGGATCGTTTTGAACACCGCGATTATCTTTGTTGAATTCGCCGACATTCTGATTGCTGAGCGAGTCGGTAAGAAAGCCGTTGAGGGGACGGCGGGCGGACCCTGCGGCGGTCTGACCGTTGGGGAGTTCCGAAGTTGTTTGATCGATGCAGGGAAGCAACGGATGTTGCCCATTTTTCTAACGACCGCAACCACCGTCGGTGGGCTGATTCCATTGGCCCTGAGTGGTGGGCCGCTCTGGGAAGGGCTGGCCTGGTGCATGATTGTCGGGTTACTGTTCACAACCGTTTTGACGCTGTTTGTTGTCCCTGTCTTCTACGCGATTCTGGTCGAGTCCTTGGGGGTCAGTCCGGTCGCGTTAAGCTCGGTGCATGACTAGCCGTTTGTTCAGTGGATTTGGGGGAGGGATCTTAGTGGCGGGGCGAAAAACGGTTAGTTGAACGGGCGGGGGGTATGGACTATTCTGATTGGGAATGTGCGGGCTGGTATAACTAGGAAGTCTGCGAAGATTTAGTCCCGTCTGTGTCACAAGTAATTGGATCCATGAAACGGAATAAGCAAATGAGACGTCGTCCACTACGTGCTGAAGCCCTGGAAAATCGCAACCTTTTGGCCGCTGGATTTGGCATCGAGCACAATTTCGTTGCCCCGGAAGACGTTGATGGCAGTGGCGGAGTGACCCCTACGGACGCTCTTCGAGTCATCAACGGTTTGAACCAGCAGGTCCGTGGGGCTCAGGGTGAGTCGCTTGGAGAGGGCGGGATGATCGACGTGAATGCCGATGGCATGGCAACCCCGAGTGACGCATTGTCCGTCATTCAGTACCTGAATCGCTACGGCATCGACGCGGAAAGCTTCGCCAGTACGGTCAATCTTGGCGATCGAATTGAGCACTTAGAATCAGCGCTCGAATCGGCTAGTTTGCCCGTCTGGATGGGCCTTGAACGTGCACAGAGTGTTTTGGATGGATTGCGTGAAGGGATCCTTCCTGAATTGAACCAGTCGCTGCGCTCGGAGGTTTTGCAAGGGTTAAGAGTGGCTGGGGTGCAGGACGAACTGGCTGGCGTGCTGTCTGCACTTGAGTCGGCAGGAATCGATCTTCCCGGGCTTCGTGATGCCATCACCGATTTAACTGGAGCTGTCTCCGGCGGAAGCAGTGGTTCGGATGACTCAGCCGGTAGCTCGGATTACCCAGCCGATGGTGAGGGGTATCCAATCGGTAGTGATCATCCTGGCTGGGGGATTGTGTATTGTTTGAAGACTGGGAATCCGGTTGCACCTGATGTTGGGGGGGACACTGGTTCTGGATCCGAAGATTCCGGCTCGAGTGATTCCGGGGATCAGGGTTCCAGTGATGAAGGAAGCCAGGATGACAGTTCCAGCAACCCACTCGATTTGAATGAGATTCTATCTGGCAGTTTGTCGAAAGCTCTGAGTGCCATCGAAGGGGCCATTGGGGGAAGTGTTCTTGGTCAGTTGGAAGGTTTGGTAAATCGTTTGGGTTCAGTTGCCGGCTCTTCCAGCCCGATCGATTCGGCTTTGGATCAGATTTTTGGCGACAATGATTCGGTCCAAGAAGTCCTGTCATCCCTTCCTGATAGTTTGGACCGGATCGGCGATCAGATCGCCGACGCGGTGGATCAAGGAATCTTCAGCAACCTAGACGACGTCGTCGATCAGGTGGCCGCAGCAAACGCTCGAACCGAGGCTATTTTGCAATCGGTCGGCAGCTTAACCGGCGACATTGGATCGGTATTGGATTTCGATCTGGATGATTTGATTGCTTCGCTCCAAAATTCGGATTTGGATATTGACGATTTGGTGGCGGAAGCCGAATCGCTATACGGCCAGTTCATTGATTTCTTGGAAAACGCAGGCGTTTCATCGGAAACGATCCAAGTCGTTACCAATAGCCTGGAAAATGCTCTAGAGCATTTGGCCGGTCAGCTTCCCTATGGTTTGCTTGATCAGATCTTGGGTAATCAATCGCCGCAAACCGCGTAGGCGATTTTAAGTAGAGTGGTTTTTCCATATGAAAAATGAGGGCTTGCACCAAAGTGCAAGCCCTCATTCGTTGAATCACCCATTTGCGCGCCGTTTGGGTAGCCGTTACGCGTTTAGGTTTTCCGTCACGTTGGTGCGGTAGGCGGCGACGGCTGGTAGCAGTCCAGCCATTGCCGCGAGGCCCAAGATAAGCGGCAGGATGTATAGCTCGTAGGTTGACGTCGTAAATAGTCCGGGACGAACGCCGGTTTGGGCTTCGATGGTGCCCCCAGCAATCCAGATCCCTACGTGGGCAAGCAGCCATCCGCAGGCACCACCGATGGTTGCGATCAGTAAGCTTTCCACCAAGATGACTCCGGTAACGGTGTCACGTCTGGCTCCCAGAGCCCGCATGACCGCGATATCTTTTTTGCGGTCATTCATCGAATTGTAGATGCTGACCAGAACGCCTACGGCGGCAACCACGCAGGTGATGATGGTAATAACCATCAGGGCTTTCAGCAGCGGCGCGACGATCAGTTCCATCAGTTTCGTGATCTCGGCGATCGGTGCAGCGGCTTGGGCATAGATATCTTCGTTGATTAGGTTCTGCATTTGGGGGCCGTAGAGCGGCATGCCCGTTCGGACCAGAATGCTTGTTACTTCTCGGTTGCGGATGGGGAGCGGTTTGAATTTTGGAGTGCCTTCGGTAACAACTTCTTCGCCGTCGGCCACCACGACTTCCTGGTCTTTGGAATCGTCGACGGCTGCGACCACTTCGGCTTCCGCTTCGTCCTCTTCCATTGGCTTGGCATGTCCGTCCATCAGGTAGAAACCTTCTAGGTTGACAAAAGCCGCCCGGTCGTTGGGGGTGCCCGTCGGTTTCATGACTCCGACGATGGTGAAGCCCAGATCGTGTCCGTGCCCGCTTGGGTCACCGTGTGTAGGGAAGAATTGGTCGCCGACACCGACTTTCATTTCTTCTGCAACGCGTGAGCCGACAACCGCTTCGAAGTAGCCATTTTCTTCCGAGTTGTATTCGAAGGGGCGGCCTGCTTGGAATTCGAATTCTTGGTCAACGTCCAGGCCGTGCCGCAGGTCCGCAAAGAATTGTGGGGTGGTGCCGACGACTCGGAATTGACCGAAGTAATCTCCCAAGGCAAGCGGGATCGCGAACCCACCACGCACATAAGCGCTGAAGGCTCCGTCTCGCTCGCCAAGTTCAGCCGGCCCGCCGTAGAGTGCAACCTGTTCGGCCCGCTGTTCTTTGGTCATGAATTCCATGTACTGCGTGTAGGGCAGATTTTCGATCGGTTGGCTGAGGTAGTAGACCGAATTGAGAGTTAGCTGCAGCGGGCTGCCTTCTGCGCCAACGACCAGGTTGTAGCCGACCGATGCGTTCCTTTGGAACGCATCGGAAACGATCCCGTAGACCGCCAAGACGGCGACCGTCAACGCGACGCCAAGGGCGAGCGAGAGGGTGGTCAAAATGCTGGAAAGCGAGCGTTGCTGGAAATTACGCCAGGCGATTTGAAGAATATTCATGACTGAGATGCTCCGGTCGCTGCAGCGAATGCAACGTTAATGTCAGCGAGATTTTCCACTCGATCAAATTGGTTGGCGACCTCCATCGAGTGGGTCACCAGCAGCAACGCGACCTCTTCGTCTTGGCAGGTCTGACGGATGAGGTCGATCACTTGTTGTTGGCTGGCGGGGTCGACGTTCGCGGTCGGTTCGTCAGCGAGCAGAAGTTTGGGTTTGGACGAGAGGGCTCGCGCGATTGCGACGCGTTGCTGTTGGCCAACGGATAATTGAGCCGGTCGATGGTTTTCTCTGTCGGACAAACCAACGCGATTGAGTAGTTCACGAGCGCGGCCGATGTCGTGTCGTCCGCTGGCGAACGACATTCCCAAGCGAACGTTTTCCAGCGCCGTAAAACCAGGTAGAAGATTGAAGGTTTGGAAAACGTAGCCCAACATCGCGGCGCGGTATCGATCACGTCCCGCTTCGCTTAACTCGGTCAGTTCGATATCGCCGACACGGACGGATCCTGCATCCGCGGTCGTCAGTCCTGCAATGACATGCAGCAGAGTCGTTTTGCCGCCGCCGCTACGTCCGATCAGGACCGCCTGTTCGGCTGCCGCGATCGCGTAATGAGGGATATCCAGCACTGGCATGCGACCACCGCCGGGTTGGTCAAACGACTTTTTAAGTCCGTTGATGTTGAGCATCGGATCGATGGGAGTTTAGGTGGGGGGATGGTAGCGGCGAGAGGCCACTCGGTTAGGCGTTTCGTTTTTTCCGCGATGCCACTAGGTGGCTTGCGGCGTGTTGATTGTCGCCTTTCGCTCCGCGAAAGAACGCTCCCTTAAAGCTACTTTCGCGAAGCGAAAAGCGATAATCTTTCTCCGCTTTCGATTAAGTCAACAAGCCGCTTACGCGGTCCTGCTGGCAAGCAAATAAACGGCTGCCTATCGCCGCCGCATTGCACGTTGGAGGCCCCGTTGGGTGTCTCGTTCTTTAATCGTTTGTCGTTTGTCGTGCAGTTGTTTCCCTTTGGCCAATCCCATCACGCATTTCGCGATCCCACGTGCATTGAAGTACACACGCAGCGGAATCA comes from the Roseimaritima multifibrata genome and includes:
- a CDS encoding ABC transporter permease gives rise to the protein MNILQIAWRNFQQRSLSSILTTLSLALGVALTVAVLAVYGIVSDAFQRNASVGYNLVVGAEGSPLQLTLNSVYYLSQPIENLPYTQYMEFMTKEQRAEQVALYGGPAELGERDGAFSAYVRGGFAIPLALGDYFGQFRVVGTTPQFFADLRHGLDVDQEFEFQAGRPFEYNSEENGYFEAVVGSRVAEEMKVGVGDQFFPTHGDPSGHGHDLGFTIVGVMKPTGTPNDRAAFVNLEGFYLMDGHAKPMEEDEAEAEVVAAVDDSKDQEVVVADGEEVVTEGTPKFKPLPIRNREVTSILVRTGMPLYGPQMQNLINEDIYAQAAAPIAEITKLMELIVAPLLKALMVITIITCVVAAVGVLVSIYNSMNDRKKDIAVMRALGARRDTVTGVILVESLLIATIGGACGWLLAHVGIWIAGGTIEAQTGVRPGLFTTSTYELYILPLILGLAAMAGLLPAVAAYRTNVTENLNA
- a CDS encoding efflux RND transporter permease subunit yields the protein MSLPAIAVKYRPIVLSVVVLAMVWGGITYLTISRREDPEFTIRVCVVSTTWPGAPAETVEELVTDKIEQELISIEEVKLTRSTTVTGQSTIFVELEDNVSPADIQNVWDKVRARVNLVSMPSSSVRPIVNDEFGDTSVLLLAVHQTPSHQREQIREEDLYAPRQLEIYAETLQDSLRLLPGVAKVEMFGELNEAIYIETDLANWSQLKLTTAELESLARDRNIIEAGGELDTKSGHYAVQIGGEFNAVREINQIASTVRTAGGDNSVPLSELGLAVTRSVESPASYICRYGETTGSTPAVMLGITMKSGANIIDVCQAARDRVNELTEVSQQLPPDIAVTPVSDQSESVAKKISDVIVNVIEAVLIVVIVVYIVVGFRTSFVMAANIPIVVVIAIGMITIAGVELEQISLAALIISLGLLVDNAVQVCDQARTNQMAGMKPYAAAIEGANTLAIPMLVGTLTTMAAFVPMLFALEGGGKEYVYSLPVTVSTTLALSWLLAMTLCVILAGMIIRAPREGQHGSPVVDLFSRMARPKFLPQAWGRSKGTDVHHENLAFRIYGRLGHLAVRWKWGTLVATLGLLVAIMTLPVSSEFFPDADGTQFAVKVVLPETATIEQTDQTAKKVEEIIRRLSTEGDGAERLRCYRTMVGGGASRWHLGWEPEPKNRAFAEILVATTGTAVTKEYAQRVREVAERGDPELGLSPIVGARVVPVRLALGPPADPLVFRISGSGFADPVVLRSAAKRLKRIVNDQPETWDVNDSWGGDGFQVRVRVDPDRAVLAGVTNSQVAKTLHSYYSGLRLTTFREGDHEVPIYFRLKESQRQTVGGLQESFVEGDRGKVPLASLADLDATFQLARIERRNMNRTIEVSSQMEPGVTGNDVVSRVLRSNEMKSLEDNLPNGYWIEPGGAFEESAKAGGQMMTSFATSFVLIVLCLIFQYNGWAKPLIILSTLPLALVGAWLGLFLFDKSLGFMPQLGILALFGIVLNTAIIFVEFADILIAERVGKKAVEGTAGGPCGGLTVGEFRSCLIDAGKQRMLPIFLTTATTVGGLIPLALSGGPLWEGLAWCMIVGLLFTTVLTLFVVPVFYAILVESLGVSPVALSSVHD
- a CDS encoding ABC transporter ATP-binding protein codes for the protein MLNINGLKKSFDQPGGGRMPVLDIPHYAIAAAEQAVLIGRSGGGKTTLLHVIAGLTTADAGSVRVGDIELTELSEAGRDRYRAAMLGYVFQTFNLLPGFTALENVRLGMSFASGRHDIGRARELLNRVGLSDRENHRPAQLSVGQQQRVAIARALSSKPKLLLADEPTANVDPASQQQVIDLIRQTCQDEEVALLLVTHSMEVANQFDRVENLADINVAFAAATGASQS
- a CDS encoding dockerin type I domain-containing protein, which translates into the protein MRRRPLRAEALENRNLLAAGFGIEHNFVAPEDVDGSGGVTPTDALRVINGLNQQVRGAQGESLGEGGMIDVNADGMATPSDALSVIQYLNRYGIDAESFASTVNLGDRIEHLESALESASLPVWMGLERAQSVLDGLREGILPELNQSLRSEVLQGLRVAGVQDELAGVLSALESAGIDLPGLRDAITDLTGAVSGGSSGSDDSAGSSDYPADGEGYPIGSDHPGWGIVYCLKTGNPVAPDVGGDTGSGSEDSGSSDSGDQGSSDEGSQDDSSSNPLDLNEILSGSLSKALSAIEGAIGGSVLGQLEGLVNRLGSVAGSSSPIDSALDQIFGDNDSVQEVLSSLPDSLDRIGDQIADAVDQGIFSNLDDVVDQVAAANARTEAILQSVGSLTGDIGSVLDFDLDDLIASLQNSDLDIDDLVAEAESLYGQFIDFLENAGVSSETIQVVTNSLENALEHLAGQLPYGLLDQILGNQSPQTA